From Paenibacillus graminis, a single genomic window includes:
- a CDS encoding SDR family NAD(P)-dependent oxidoreductase has translation MKTIAIIGAGPGLGFSLAKTFGRHGFRIAMVSRTQEKLDQYALELSELGIEARGFAADITNKMELARAYQQIKNIYGTIDVVEFSPHSGSVSVTPVLDTTEETVLPIFNNVVIGAINTARLIIPDMIERGEGALLFTSDFSAMSPTPMFGNSGIVMSGLRNYILNLHQSLHPHGVFVGHLSISPLIKRGTGFDPDQVAEAWYHLYEQREAAEDTYPEGIMQFIN, from the coding sequence TTGAAGACAATTGCTATAATTGGCGCTGGGCCTGGTCTTGGTTTCTCATTGGCCAAAACTTTTGGCAGGCATGGATTCCGTATTGCTATGGTTTCAAGAACACAAGAGAAGCTGGATCAATATGCTTTAGAGTTAAGTGAGCTGGGTATTGAAGCTAGAGGGTTTGCTGCTGATATTACAAACAAAATGGAGCTTGCAAGGGCTTATCAACAAATTAAGAACATCTACGGTACAATTGACGTTGTCGAGTTTAGCCCACATAGCGGAAGTGTTTCTGTGACACCTGTTCTTGATACGACAGAGGAAACCGTCCTTCCTATTTTTAATAATGTGGTGATCGGAGCCATCAATACTGCAAGACTAATCATTCCAGATATGATTGAACGAGGCGAAGGGGCACTTCTGTTTACAAGTGATTTCTCCGCTATGAGTCCCACTCCCATGTTTGGGAATTCGGGTATCGTTATGTCGGGATTGCGAAACTATATCCTTAATTTACACCAAAGTCTGCATCCTCATGGGGTATTTGTTGGACATTTATCCATTAGTCCTCTGATTAAGAGAGGTACAGGGTTTGATCCAGATCAAGTGGCGGAAGCCTGGTATCATCTATATGAGCAAAGAGAAGCGGCAGAAGACACCTATCCAGAAGGTATTATGCAATTTATAAATTAA
- a CDS encoding NADPH-dependent F420 reductase, whose protein sequence is MTVIGIIGAGEVGSQIARAAIANGYEVVIANSRGPETLKGLIDELGPSARAATAAGAAEAGDFVVVAVPLKLVNDMPAEQLAGKIVLDTNNYMPWRDGHFPMIDSGEMTVHELRQKQLPASKVAKAFTHIQAPRLFISSRPAGDPNRHALSVSSNFPEAIELVTRLYDQFGFDTVDNSPLSESWRSGPGQPAWIAHAHQTRAELSANLARAKRIILK, encoded by the coding sequence ATGACCGTGATCGGCATCATTGGCGCGGGCGAAGTCGGCAGCCAGATCGCGCGTGCGGCGATCGCGAACGGGTATGAGGTCGTCATTGCCAATTCGCGGGGACCCGAGACGTTGAAGGGCCTCATTGATGAGCTTGGCCCGTCAGCACGTGCTGCAACAGCGGCCGGCGCTGCCGAGGCTGGCGACTTTGTCGTCGTAGCCGTCCCCCTCAAGCTGGTCAACGACATGCCTGCGGAGCAGCTCGCGGGCAAGATCGTGCTTGACACGAACAACTACATGCCTTGGCGTGATGGCCATTTTCCCATGATCGACTCGGGTGAGATGACCGTTCATGAGCTTCGTCAGAAGCAGCTTCCGGCCTCGAAGGTGGCGAAGGCCTTTACCCACATCCAGGCCCCCCGCCTCTTCATTTCGAGTAGACCCGCTGGCGACCCTAACCGCCACGCGTTGTCGGTCTCAAGCAACTTTCCTGAAGCCATCGAACTCGTAACGCGGCTGTACGACCAGTTTGGTTTCGATACGGTCGACAACAGTCCGCTGAGCGAGTCATGGCGCAGCGGACCCGGCCAGCCCGCTTGGATAGCGCATGCGCACCAAACCCGTGCTGAGCTGTCCGCCAATCTCGCCAGGGCGAAACGGATCATCTTGAAGTGA
- a CDS encoding SDR family NAD(P)-dependent oxidoreductase has protein sequence MTSKFNAKSTADQVLSGVYLKGKRFLITGVSSGIGLETTRSLVAHGASVVGTVRDLVKAESSTASALNAAVQGGGSLELIELDLASLQNVRSCADKLLAIGQRFDVIIANAGVMATPFGRTADGFEVQFGTNYLGHFALINRIESLLADNGRLIVLSSQAHRAADIDLDDPNFEHQEYDPFVAYGRSKTATSLFAVEFDKRHRNRGIRAASVMPGNSPTDLPRHFSQEDMEGLFANVAKARAEAGLPAAELKEIPQAAATSVWAAVVADKDEISGRYLEDCAVAPIDDTPNPFADGVRSYALDVNKAEQLWAKSEELISAKGASL, from the coding sequence ATGACTAGTAAATTTAATGCAAAGTCAACTGCTGATCAGGTGCTTTCCGGCGTATATCTCAAGGGGAAACGATTTCTCATTACGGGTGTTTCATCAGGCATTGGCCTCGAAACTACCCGATCACTGGTTGCTCACGGCGCCAGCGTCGTTGGCACGGTTAGAGACCTTGTCAAAGCGGAGTCGTCCACGGCATCGGCCCTTAACGCTGCAGTTCAAGGAGGCGGCAGCCTGGAATTGATCGAACTTGATCTCGCATCCCTGCAAAACGTTCGCTCCTGCGCGGATAAGCTGTTGGCGATCGGCCAGCGGTTCGACGTCATTATCGCCAACGCTGGCGTCATGGCAACCCCGTTCGGCCGGACGGCCGACGGCTTCGAAGTCCAGTTTGGGACGAATTATCTTGGCCATTTCGCTTTGATCAATCGGATCGAGTCACTGCTCGCCGATAACGGACGATTGATTGTGCTGTCTTCCCAAGCTCATCGTGCCGCTGATATTGACCTGGATGACCCGAATTTTGAGCATCAGGAATACGACCCGTTTGTTGCCTATGGCCGATCGAAAACGGCTACTTCTCTCTTTGCAGTGGAATTTGATAAACGGCATCGTAACCGTGGTATCCGGGCGGCCTCGGTGATGCCCGGGAATAGTCCTACCGATCTCCCGCGCCATTTCTCGCAGGAAGACATGGAGGGTCTGTTCGCGAACGTTGCCAAAGCCCGCGCTGAAGCTGGCCTTCCGGCAGCGGAGCTCAAAGAAATTCCACAGGCAGCTGCTACGTCGGTTTGGGCTGCAGTCGTGGCTGACAAAGACGAAATCAGCGGACGTTACCTTGAGGATTGTGCAGTCGCACCGATTGATGACACCCCAAACCCGTTTGCCGATGGCGTAAGATCGTATGCGCTTGACGTTAACAAAGCCGAGCAGCTTTGGGCAAAAAGCGAGGAATTGATAAGCGCCAAAGGTGCGAGTTTATGA
- a CDS encoding HTH domain-containing protein, with the protein MLLIISGKGTVTGKELAEHFEVFLRTIYRDIEKISEVGIPIA; encoded by the coding sequence ATGCTGCTGATCATCTCAGGTAAAGGTACGGTAACGGGCAAGGAGCTTGCCGAGCATTTCGAGGTATTCTTGCGGACGATCTACCGGGATATCGAAAAAATAAGCGAAGTCGGCATACCGATTGCCTAG
- a CDS encoding AraC family transcriptional regulator has translation MNKEFEIIDHPSIKHLNIFLVDMDYRTSHLHRELEIDLVLEGKLDIHSKQQVYRLNPDSSILLNTNQPHEIRTLESKTTILCLQISPHFCKNYFRGMSNIVFDSVTLEQHITGDTYTYIKSLMIEMAWQYFAQPKGFEFSCMSMLNLLFGVLLNNLPYHQISDDEKNKTMVKVERLTRILNYVDEHYTHKIRLSDIAENEGLSMTYLSQFIKENLNQSFQDYVNNLRFSYAKKLLAEDMKLLDICLECGFSDYRYMNKAFLDNVGCTPGEYKKKVLKDNITRSIPSPLNTVENYYSEQNTLNLLQKLRHEHLSVLRECPNPLLGI, from the coding sequence ATGAATAAGGAATTTGAAATTATAGACCACCCCAGTATCAAACATCTTAATATTTTCTTAGTGGATATGGACTATCGTACCTCTCATCTACACAGGGAACTGGAAATTGATCTCGTGCTTGAAGGCAAACTGGACATTCATTCCAAGCAACAGGTCTATCGATTGAACCCTGACTCCTCTATACTTTTAAATACCAATCAGCCGCATGAGATTCGAACCTTAGAAAGCAAAACGACCATTTTATGCCTGCAGATTTCCCCCCACTTCTGCAAAAACTATTTTCGGGGAATGTCCAATATTGTTTTTGATTCCGTAACTTTGGAGCAGCATATAACCGGAGATACCTATACATATATAAAATCCTTAATGATTGAAATGGCATGGCAGTATTTCGCACAGCCAAAAGGCTTTGAATTTTCTTGCATGAGTATGCTGAATTTATTATTCGGGGTTCTTTTGAATAACCTGCCTTATCACCAAATTAGCGACGATGAAAAAAACAAAACTATGGTAAAGGTTGAACGTTTGACCCGGATATTAAATTATGTCGATGAGCATTATACCCACAAAATCCGTCTGTCCGATATCGCAGAAAATGAAGGCCTTTCGATGACCTACCTATCCCAGTTTATCAAAGAGAATTTAAATCAATCCTTTCAGGATTATGTTAACAACCTTCGCTTCAGTTATGCTAAAAAGCTTCTAGCTGAAGATATGAAACTGCTAGATATCTGCTTGGAATGCGGGTTCTCCGATTATAGATACATGAATAAAGCTTTCCTTGATAACGTTGGCTGTACACCTGGTGAATACAAGAAAAAGGTTTTGAAGGACAACATCACAAGAAGTATACCAAGCCCTTTAAATACGGTGGAAAACTATTATTCTGAGCAGAATACGCTTAATCTATTACAAAAACTGCGCCATGAACATCTTTCTGTTCTTCGTGAATGTCCTAATCCTTTGCTAGGGATATAA
- a CDS encoding class II fructose-bisphosphate aldolase, protein MLVNMNEVLLPARKGKYGIGMFNAVNLEMARGIIAAAEQASSPVIMGTAEVFFSYCPLEEAAYYLIPMAKKAKVPVAIHLDHGMTEDACAKALELGFTSIMYDCSLESYDVNVRKVKEMAKLAHSFGATIEGELGHVGDNEGSYEGEHATEDPSVLFTDPKIAKNFVDQTGIDALAIAVGTAHGAYKRPPMLDFERIETIYRTTSVPLVLHGGSGLSDSDFKKAIRSGISKVNIFTDINTAAVEAMFRHFSSFNKGMIDLIPATVESIKENVMEKMDLFDSYNKA, encoded by the coding sequence ATGTTAGTGAATATGAACGAAGTTTTGCTGCCGGCACGAAAAGGGAAGTACGGTATAGGTATGTTCAATGCTGTGAATCTGGAAATGGCAAGAGGCATTATTGCAGCTGCGGAGCAAGCGAGTTCTCCGGTAATAATGGGGACTGCGGAGGTGTTTTTCTCTTACTGTCCATTGGAGGAAGCAGCTTACTATTTAATTCCTATGGCGAAGAAGGCCAAAGTCCCGGTCGCCATTCATTTGGACCACGGTATGACAGAGGACGCATGCGCAAAGGCGCTGGAGCTTGGATTTACATCCATCATGTATGATTGTTCTCTGGAATCGTATGATGTGAATGTCCGTAAAGTTAAAGAGATGGCGAAGCTCGCGCATTCCTTCGGCGCTACTATTGAAGGGGAATTGGGTCATGTGGGCGATAATGAAGGTTCATATGAAGGTGAACATGCGACGGAGGATCCCAGCGTATTATTTACGGACCCTAAAATAGCGAAGAATTTCGTAGATCAAACCGGTATCGATGCTCTGGCCATCGCGGTAGGAACTGCACACGGAGCTTATAAACGTCCACCTATGCTGGATTTTGAGAGAATAGAAACGATCTATAGAACGACTTCCGTTCCTTTGGTTCTGCATGGGGGCTCTGGATTAAGCGATTCTGATTTTAAAAAAGCTATCCGATCAGGGATCAGCAAAGTGAATATCTTTACAGATATCAACACAGCTGCTGTGGAAGCGATGTTCCGTCATTTCAGCTCTTTCAACAAGGGAATGATTGATTTGATTCCGGCAACGGTTGAATCGATTAAAGAAAATGTCATGGAAAAAATGGACTTGTTTGATTCTTATAACAAGGCTTGA
- a CDS encoding carbohydrate kinase family protein, producing the protein MPHKKKVVVAGHVCLDITPKFPLDKSSNLNDILLPGKLVHMQGADIHTGGVVANTGLALNLFGANVSLNGKIGQDAFGKLVLDLLNDYVDTSYMAVSNDSNTSYTIVLAAPGVDRIFLHSPGSNDTFTFEDLSLDAIKEANLFHFGYPPLMKRMYENEGEQLIRIFKTVKEIGVVTSLDMAAVDPKSKAGHVDWETILSRILPYVDIFVPSIEELCYMIDHERYVDWQKRAAGKDIIEILSISEDVKPLADKILGMGAKVLLLKCGALGLYYRAANEDIFNQLSIPDMCISEWTELEHFEESYIPDRLVSATGAGDTCIAAFLYAMLNGYSLKQSLQLGAAAGASCVTEFDPLSGLLAIDELQQKINSGWEKQRKL; encoded by the coding sequence TTGCCCCACAAGAAAAAAGTTGTCGTAGCAGGACATGTATGTCTGGATATTACGCCGAAATTCCCGCTTGATAAAAGCTCAAATCTCAATGATATCCTGTTGCCAGGGAAATTGGTCCATATGCAGGGTGCCGATATTCATACCGGCGGGGTCGTGGCAAATACCGGCCTGGCTTTGAACTTATTCGGTGCAAACGTCAGTTTAAACGGGAAAATCGGACAAGATGCCTTCGGAAAGCTTGTTCTTGATCTTTTAAATGACTATGTGGATACAAGTTATATGGCTGTAAGCAATGATTCAAATACATCGTATACCATCGTTTTGGCTGCTCCCGGAGTTGACCGGATCTTTCTGCATAGCCCCGGAAGCAACGATACCTTTACTTTTGAGGACCTCTCGCTGGATGCTATCAAGGAAGCGAATTTGTTTCATTTCGGCTATCCACCGTTGATGAAGCGGATGTATGAAAATGAAGGCGAGCAGCTTATACGGATATTTAAGACGGTAAAAGAAATAGGGGTTGTTACATCTCTGGATATGGCTGCTGTGGATCCCAAGTCTAAAGCAGGCCATGTAGACTGGGAAACTATTCTGTCCCGGATACTTCCTTACGTTGATATTTTTGTTCCGAGTATCGAAGAACTCTGTTACATGATTGACCATGAGCGATACGTCGACTGGCAAAAACGGGCTGCCGGAAAAGACATCATTGAAATATTGTCAATCAGCGAGGACGTAAAACCTTTGGCCGATAAAATTCTGGGTATGGGGGCAAAAGTATTATTATTGAAATGCGGTGCGTTAGGATTGTACTACCGGGCAGCAAATGAAGATATTTTTAACCAGTTGTCTATTCCGGATATGTGCATTTCCGAATGGACAGAACTGGAACATTTTGAAGAAAGCTATATTCCGGATCGCCTTGTATCGGCAACAGGAGCCGGGGATACGTGTATCGCCGCTTTCTTATACGCCATGTTAAATGGATATTCCCTTAAACAAAGCCTTCAATTGGGTGCTGCGGCAGGGGCCTCCTGTGTAACCGAGTTTGATCCATTAAGCGGACTACTCGCAATTGATGAGCTCCAGCAGAAAATTAATAGTGGTTGGGAAAAACAAAGAAAATTGTAA
- a CDS encoding TIM barrel protein, with the protein MSMFKFSVGPWNVHDGADTYGPATRTEIDFEEKIKTFAEMGFSAIQFHDDDAVPNMNVLTDEEIKTEARKVKALLDKYNLVAEFVAPRLWMDPHTVDGGFMSGSAEDREFALWRSYRSIDIANELGCDKLVLWLAREGTLCAESKSPVTATKQLIDAINKMLQYDNKIKVLIEPKPNEPIDRSICGTLGHVLAVSAATIDPSRVGGLLESAHATLAGLDPSHEIGFALAMNKLWGVHLNDQNGLKFDQDKSFGVENLRQAFNQIKVLVENNYGSNGEYVGLDVKAMRTTKDQDRYKHLENSLNIVRTLEEKAKRFDYEFQKQCVEIRDFEGLEMYVMNLLMGID; encoded by the coding sequence ATGTCTATGTTTAAGTTTTCTGTCGGCCCTTGGAATGTTCATGATGGAGCAGATACTTACGGGCCGGCAACCCGTACGGAAATCGATTTTGAAGAGAAAATTAAAACCTTTGCTGAAATGGGGTTCAGCGCAATCCAATTCCATGACGATGATGCAGTACCCAATATGAACGTTCTGACAGATGAAGAAATAAAAACTGAAGCCAGAAAAGTGAAGGCTCTTCTGGACAAGTATAATTTGGTTGCAGAATTTGTAGCGCCCAGATTATGGATGGACCCACATACAGTGGACGGTGGATTCATGTCCGGATCAGCAGAAGACCGGGAATTTGCATTATGGAGATCCTATCGTTCAATTGACATTGCGAACGAGTTGGGCTGTGACAAACTTGTATTATGGCTTGCCAGAGAAGGTACTCTATGTGCGGAAAGTAAAAGTCCGGTGACTGCAACCAAGCAATTAATCGATGCTATTAATAAAATGCTGCAATATGATAACAAGATTAAAGTTCTGATCGAACCGAAACCGAATGAGCCCATTGACAGGAGTATCTGTGGAACACTGGGTCATGTTCTTGCCGTATCTGCTGCAACTATAGATCCTTCAAGAGTAGGCGGTTTACTTGAATCTGCTCATGCAACCTTGGCGGGACTTGATCCTTCCCACGAAATCGGCTTTGCTCTGGCAATGAATAAACTGTGGGGCGTTCACCTGAATGACCAGAACGGTCTGAAATTCGATCAGGACAAAAGTTTTGGGGTAGAGAATCTCCGACAGGCTTTTAATCAGATTAAAGTGCTGGTTGAAAATAATTACGGCTCCAATGGCGAATATGTGGGACTTGATGTCAAGGCGATGAGAACCACAAAGGATCAAGACCGTTATAAACATTTGGAGAATAGCTTGAATATTGTAAGAACATTGGAAGAAAAGGCCAAACGTTTTGACTATGAGTTCCAGAAGCAATGTGTTGAAATTAGGGATTTTGAGGGACTGGAAATGTATGTGATGAACCTACTGATGGGGATTGATTAA
- a CDS encoding zinc-dependent alcohol dehydrogenase: MKEYAIPATGKIAVLTGNREITIKELPIPEINDEEILVRVDGCGICGTDVHEYKGDPFGYIPVHLGHEGTGTIVKLGKNVTRDYSGKPLAVGDKIVTGLKPCGKCDICLNHPEQIHLCGNGEIFGLLPGEAHYFNGWFGDYMKVNAGGVLFNVSDMDTDLRILIEPAAVVVHAVEKAKEIFNFKHDSYVLIQGCGPIGLLLLGLVRTMGVRNIIAVDADQKRLDLAKQLGAAEVVNISQTADPVAAVKAVTGKLGAEMAFQVTGSPKAASMIWNYVRRGGSLCELGFFVNNGETSYNPHLDICNKEIKVVGSWTYASKDWLQACEFLKECTLRGIPITSIISHRYSIDNLTEAFEKNISMEGCKIIYQSEN, translated from the coding sequence GTGAAAGAGTATGCTATTCCAGCAACAGGGAAAATTGCAGTATTAACCGGCAATCGGGAAATTACAATCAAAGAGCTTCCAATTCCCGAAATCAATGATGAGGAGATTCTGGTTCGTGTGGACGGATGCGGCATTTGCGGAACGGATGTTCATGAATACAAGGGCGATCCGTTCGGTTACATTCCGGTCCATCTGGGGCATGAAGGAACCGGTACCATTGTAAAGCTCGGTAAAAACGTAACCAGAGACTATTCCGGCAAGCCGCTGGCTGTCGGCGATAAAATCGTAACCGGCCTCAAGCCCTGCGGCAAATGCGATATTTGTCTGAACCATCCGGAGCAGATTCATTTGTGTGGGAATGGAGAGATTTTCGGTTTGCTGCCTGGAGAAGCGCATTACTTTAACGGCTGGTTCGGGGATTACATGAAAGTGAATGCGGGCGGCGTTTTGTTTAATGTGAGCGATATGGATACCGATTTGCGGATTTTAATCGAGCCGGCTGCAGTTGTCGTTCATGCGGTAGAGAAGGCCAAGGAAATATTCAATTTCAAACATGATTCCTATGTTCTCATCCAAGGATGCGGTCCGATTGGGCTGCTCTTATTGGGCCTGGTACGGACTATGGGAGTACGGAACATTATTGCCGTGGATGCCGATCAGAAGCGGCTAGACCTGGCCAAACAATTAGGCGCCGCCGAAGTGGTGAACATTTCCCAAACGGCAGATCCTGTAGCTGCGGTCAAAGCGGTTACGGGGAAGCTCGGTGCTGAAATGGCTTTCCAGGTGACCGGATCGCCGAAAGCGGCATCCATGATCTGGAACTATGTACGACGCGGCGGCTCGCTCTGTGAATTGGGCTTCTTTGTTAACAACGGAGAAACATCTTATAATCCCCATCTGGATATCTGCAACAAAGAAATTAAAGTAGTCGGTTCCTGGACCTACGCATCAAAAGACTGGCTGCAGGCATGCGAGTTTCTGAAAGAATGTACACTTCGCGGCATTCCGATTACCTCAATTATCTCGCATCGTTACAGCATTGATAATCTTACTGAAGCCTTCGAGAAGAACATCAGTATGGAAGGCTGTAAAATTATCTACCAGAGTGAAAATTAA
- a CDS encoding TetR/AcrR family transcriptional regulator C-terminal domain-containing protein, giving the protein MEFQERTKYALANAVKELMKTTPLDKITVSEIVAHCGTTRQTFYRNFKDKYDLVNWYFDKIVQKTIRQMGLSLTIEEGLIKKLKLMKEDRYFFISAFSSSDYNSLLRYDYECIYHFFREIIRKRETVTEDIDMLLQYYCRSALDMTGDWVLHGMRQSPEYMASLLIDLMPQKIYLCLYPLADTESF; this is encoded by the coding sequence ATGGAATTTCAGGAACGGACAAAGTATGCCTTAGCCAATGCAGTTAAGGAATTAATGAAGACTACACCGCTGGACAAAATAACGGTGAGTGAAATCGTTGCCCATTGCGGAACAACGCGGCAAACTTTTTATCGTAATTTTAAGGATAAATATGATCTGGTAAATTGGTACTTTGATAAAATTGTGCAAAAGACGATCAGACAAATGGGGCTAAGCCTCACTATTGAGGAAGGACTGATTAAGAAGCTGAAGTTGATGAAAGAGGACCGTTATTTTTTCATCTCTGCTTTTTCATCCTCTGATTACAACAGTTTGCTGCGTTATGATTATGAGTGCATCTATCATTTTTTCAGGGAGATAATCCGGAAAAGAGAAACGGTGACGGAGGATATAGATATGCTGCTCCAATACTATTGCCGCTCAGCACTGGATATGACCGGAGACTGGGTACTTCATGGAATGAGACAATCCCCGGAATATATGGCTTCGCTGTTAATCGACTTAATGCCGCAAAAAATATATCTGTGCCTGTATCCTCTAGCTGATACAGAAAGCTTTTGA
- a CDS encoding helix-turn-helix domain-containing protein, which produces MRTSYLLEERKGHISRGELGSLLNFNPEYLNRIIKKNTGAIILEYGQTFSMKESEALLIHSTDSISNIVHKLGFSNRSHFYPIFKAKHGYTPREYRDMYYGLDIQ; this is translated from the coding sequence ATGCGTACATCCTATCTGCTTGAAGAGCGAAAAGGCCATATCTCACGAGGCGAGCTGGGGAGCCTGCTAAATTTTAACCCTGAATATCTCAACCGTATCATCAAAAAAAATACCGGAGCAATCATACTTGAATATGGGCAAACCTTCAGCATGAAGGAGTCGGAAGCTCTGCTAATTCACAGTACCGACAGTATTTCCAACATTGTACACAAGCTCGGCTTCTCTAACCGCTCCCATTTTTACCCGATATTCAAAGCGAAGCATGGTTATACGCCGAGAGAATATAGAGATATGTACTACGGCCTAGATATACAATAG